One Natrinema longum genomic window carries:
- a CDS encoding methyl-accepting chemotaxis protein produces MTESASAAGGSSLPSAIQSGSPVGFGFVIAVVGLIVVAAAAAALGELTPTVLGIGAGGVVAATVVGTSIAAVSDVRAAPRQREELREGIADVAERTARLEDGAYDVSFATDREDELGRLEGSLAGIRNQLAASEQTDRSLDELESTVSAHAETTRAVAAGDLTRRFDQHGTHDAFDELASNSNAMLAEFEDTFGTLKSFSGEVVTYSRELKTSMETVQAEGERTSEALTEVVRDNREQNDQLRSVATEMESFSTTIEEIAATASEVADTADQTARAGQDGSSAASDAIEGMDVIDRESERTLEEIEALEAEAERIDELVDSISDIAEQTNMLALNANIEATRSDEGGGQGFGAVADEIQNLSEEVYDSVQAVEERLEGLKQRAMSAADEVRTSRDRIKGSVADVEEAANALERIATLAERTNDGVQEISAATEEQASATEEVVVLVESAAETSDKTAETSARAARRASAQADALSHVARSATVLTEQASELNAQLERYVTESGYDLPEARTADDVDPEAVSTTDSVPETIGDGGSGSR; encoded by the coding sequence ATGACTGAGTCCGCAAGCGCAGCCGGGGGCTCGTCGCTCCCGTCCGCGATCCAGTCGGGGAGTCCGGTCGGGTTCGGCTTCGTGATCGCGGTCGTCGGACTGATCGTCGTGGCCGCCGCCGCCGCCGCTCTCGGGGAGCTAACCCCGACGGTTCTGGGCATCGGTGCCGGCGGCGTCGTCGCGGCCACCGTGGTCGGGACGTCGATCGCTGCAGTCTCGGACGTTCGCGCTGCACCGCGCCAGCGCGAGGAACTCCGCGAGGGGATCGCCGACGTGGCCGAGCGGACGGCCCGTCTCGAGGACGGAGCGTACGACGTCTCCTTCGCGACCGACCGTGAGGACGAGCTGGGCCGACTCGAGGGCTCACTCGCGGGGATCCGGAACCAGCTCGCGGCGAGCGAGCAAACGGATCGGTCGCTGGACGAACTCGAGAGCACCGTCTCGGCACACGCCGAGACGACGCGGGCGGTCGCAGCGGGCGATCTCACGCGTCGATTCGATCAGCACGGGACCCACGACGCGTTCGACGAGTTGGCCAGCAATTCCAACGCGATGCTCGCGGAGTTCGAGGACACCTTCGGGACGCTGAAGTCGTTCTCCGGCGAGGTCGTCACCTACAGTCGCGAACTCAAAACGAGTATGGAGACGGTTCAGGCGGAAGGCGAGCGCACGAGCGAGGCGCTCACCGAGGTCGTCAGGGACAACAGGGAGCAAAACGACCAACTTCGGAGCGTCGCGACCGAGATGGAGTCGTTCTCGACGACGATCGAGGAGATCGCCGCGACGGCCTCGGAAGTCGCGGACACCGCGGATCAGACCGCCAGAGCCGGGCAGGACGGGAGCAGTGCCGCCAGCGACGCGATCGAGGGTATGGACGTGATCGATAGGGAGAGCGAACGAACGCTCGAGGAGATCGAGGCGCTCGAGGCCGAGGCCGAACGGATCGACGAACTCGTCGATTCGATCAGCGACATCGCCGAGCAGACGAACATGCTGGCGCTCAACGCCAACATCGAGGCGACCCGATCGGACGAGGGCGGCGGCCAAGGCTTTGGCGCGGTCGCCGACGAGATCCAGAACCTCTCCGAGGAGGTCTACGACTCGGTCCAGGCCGTCGAGGAGCGCCTCGAGGGGCTCAAACAACGGGCGATGTCGGCGGCCGACGAGGTCCGAACGAGCCGCGACCGAATCAAAGGGAGCGTCGCCGACGTCGAGGAGGCGGCGAACGCGCTCGAGCGGATCGCGACCCTCGCCGAGCGGACGAACGACGGCGTCCAGGAGATCTCCGCGGCGACCGAAGAGCAGGCCTCGGCGACCGAGGAGGTCGTCGTTCTGGTCGAATCCGCCGCCGAAACGAGCGACAAGACGGCCGAGACCTCCGCGAGAGCGGCCCGCCGAGCCTCGGCACAGGCCGATGCGCTCTCCCACGTTGCCCGCAGCGCCACCGTGCTCACCGAGCAGGCCAGCGAGTTGAACGCCCAGCTCGAGCGCTACGTCACGGAGAGCGGCTACGACCTCCCCGAAGCGCGGACGGCCGATGACGTGGATCCGGAGGCAGTGTCGACCACCGATTCGGTGCCGGAGACGATCGGAGACGGCGGGAGCGGATCCCGATAG
- a CDS encoding dihydrodipicolinate synthase family protein, giving the protein MQGTGVPIVTPFDSSGRVDYARLRSLVDWLEEAGVDFLVPCGSSGEAPLLTADERVEIVDTVAEATSLSVLAGTGWEGYEPTLETTERAAAAGAEAALVVTPSYYGSDDAALAAYYRSLADESPIPIYLYSVPKFTDHALSPRTVASLATHENVAGIKDSSGSLESVQRLVRLTADESFAVLVGSGSIYAAGLDAGADGGVLALANVVPGRASGIYRRHEDGRSERARSRNADLVELNHAVTTQYGVPGLKAALSLRDQPAGSLRRPLEPLAGTARDELDSVLADALEATDSTNPDSST; this is encoded by the coding sequence ATGCAGGGAACTGGTGTCCCGATCGTCACGCCGTTCGATTCGTCCGGCCGCGTCGATTACGCGCGGCTTCGAAGCCTCGTCGACTGGCTCGAGGAAGCCGGCGTCGATTTCCTCGTCCCCTGTGGATCGTCGGGCGAGGCACCGCTGTTGACGGCCGACGAACGGGTCGAGATCGTCGACACCGTCGCGGAGGCCACCTCGCTGTCGGTGCTCGCGGGAACCGGATGGGAGGGGTACGAGCCGACGCTCGAGACGACCGAGCGCGCCGCAGCGGCGGGTGCAGAGGCGGCACTGGTCGTAACTCCCTCCTACTACGGCTCCGACGACGCGGCGCTTGCCGCCTACTACCGATCCCTCGCCGACGAGTCACCGATTCCGATCTACCTGTATAGCGTTCCGAAGTTCACCGATCACGCCCTCTCGCCACGGACCGTCGCGTCCCTCGCCACCCACGAGAACGTCGCGGGGATCAAAGACTCGAGCGGGAGCCTCGAATCCGTCCAGCGGCTCGTCCGTCTCACCGCCGACGAGTCCTTCGCGGTGCTCGTCGGCAGCGGGAGCATCTACGCGGCCGGCCTCGATGCGGGTGCCGACGGCGGTGTACTGGCGCTGGCGAACGTCGTCCCCGGACGGGCGAGCGGGATCTATCGTCGCCACGAGGACGGTCGATCCGAGCGGGCACGATCACGGAACGCCGACCTCGTCGAACTCAACCACGCCGTCACGACCCAATACGGCGTGCCGGGGCTCAAAGCCGCCCTCTCGTTGCGGGACCAGCCGGCGGGCTCGCTTCGGCGACCGCTTGAGCCCCTCGCGGGGACGGCTCGCGATGAACTCGATTCGGTACTCGCGGACGCCCTCGAAGCGACGGACTCGACGAACCCGGATTCGTCGACGTAA
- a CDS encoding putative sulfate/molybdate transporter, with translation MAYSLRVGTEFDLEFSVSELTGALGDSVTVLPLVVALGATTSVSLPHVLLGFGVFQIVWGLYYGMPLSVEPMKALIGLAIVGTLSYAELAAAGILAGGVLLAVGHLGLVGRLQRVVGEPVIRGVQLAVALLLLEAAVDLSLGNPSVAVAGLVVVGLLALVGYCQASVLVVLGVGGIAAVVTAGIPSPAVPQLTLFPAGMPSVTAAALEGTVAQLGMTVGNAAIATALLCGELYDRDISADELSRSMGVTCLAAVPLGGVPMCHGSGGLAGKYAFGARTGGANVLLGVGYLALALVAAGAVLAAFPMAILGVLLVVVALELGRAAFAPVSDGRSLALVAGVGIVGLVGNVGVAFVLGTVAFWSLSRRP, from the coding sequence ATGGCGTACTCGCTCCGAGTGGGGACGGAATTCGACCTCGAGTTCTCCGTCAGCGAACTCACCGGCGCGCTAGGTGATTCGGTTACTGTCTTGCCGCTGGTGGTTGCACTCGGTGCGACGACGAGCGTCTCGCTTCCCCACGTCCTGCTTGGTTTTGGCGTCTTCCAGATCGTCTGGGGGCTCTACTACGGCATGCCCCTCTCCGTCGAGCCGATGAAGGCACTGATCGGCCTCGCGATCGTCGGGACGCTTTCCTACGCCGAACTCGCCGCGGCCGGGATACTCGCCGGCGGCGTCTTGCTCGCCGTCGGCCACCTCGGGCTCGTCGGTCGCCTTCAGCGGGTGGTCGGCGAACCCGTTATTCGCGGCGTCCAACTCGCCGTGGCGCTGCTCTTGCTCGAGGCGGCCGTCGATCTCTCGCTTGGAAACCCTTCCGTAGCGGTGGCCGGTCTGGTCGTCGTCGGGCTCCTGGCGCTGGTCGGCTACTGCCAGGCGAGCGTCCTGGTCGTGCTCGGAGTCGGCGGGATCGCTGCCGTCGTGACGGCCGGGATCCCCTCGCCGGCGGTCCCCCAGCTCACCCTCTTTCCCGCCGGTATGCCGTCGGTTACCGCGGCCGCACTCGAGGGGACCGTCGCCCAGCTCGGGATGACCGTCGGGAACGCGGCGATCGCGACCGCACTGCTCTGTGGCGAACTCTACGACCGAGATATCTCCGCGGACGAACTCTCGAGGAGTATGGGCGTCACCTGTCTCGCGGCGGTCCCCCTCGGCGGCGTGCCGATGTGTCACGGCAGCGGCGGCCTCGCCGGCAAGTACGCCTTCGGCGCGCGAACCGGCGGCGCGAACGTCCTGCTCGGGGTGGGCTATCTCGCGCTCGCGTTGGTCGCCGCCGGAGCCGTCCTCGCCGCCTTCCCGATGGCGATCCTCGGCGTCTTGCTCGTCGTCGTCGCACTCGAACTCGGGCGCGCGGCGTTCGCGCCCGTCAGCGACGGTCGCTCCCTCGCGCTCGTCGCGGGCGTCGGGATCGTCGGCCTCGTGGGCAACGTCGGCGTCGCGTTCGTCCTCGGCACCGTCGCGTTCTGGTCGCTCTCACGGCGGCCGTGA
- a CDS encoding DUF7384 family protein, producing MTEDERPNPARVVADADVLAADLLVGGEAREALDHVREHSWIDLIASDPLLEETERLVAALADPALAAAHRERLAAERVAVDQPEGDHPALASAYQGEAAHLLSYDERLRSAKAGLTLQPRVAVSIRPPDAFARLFDPASLYEAVEGGEYPGPDRDPRA from the coding sequence ATGACTGAGGACGAGCGACCGAATCCCGCTCGCGTCGTCGCGGACGCCGACGTCCTCGCGGCGGATCTCCTCGTCGGCGGCGAGGCACGCGAGGCGCTCGATCACGTGCGCGAGCATTCCTGGATCGACCTGATCGCCAGCGACCCGCTGCTCGAGGAGACCGAGCGACTCGTCGCGGCCCTCGCCGATCCAGCGCTCGCCGCCGCCCACCGCGAGCGACTCGCGGCCGAGCGCGTCGCGGTCGACCAGCCCGAGGGCGACCATCCGGCGCTGGCCTCTGCCTACCAGGGCGAGGCGGCCCACCTGCTCTCCTACGACGAACGGCTTCGGTCGGCGAAAGCCGGATTGACGCTTCAGCCCCGCGTCGCCGTCAGCATCCGTCCGCCCGACGCGTTCGCCCGGCTGTTCGATCCCGCGAGCCTGTACGAGGCCGTCGAGGGCGGCGAGTATCCGGGACCGGATCGGGATCCGCGAGCCTGA
- a CDS encoding guanosine monophosphate reductase: protein MNDLRTGLSYGDVLLVPKRSPVDSRSTVDLSTMLTPSIELERPLVSAAMDTVTEAELAIELARAGGVGILHRFLTPAEQATQVERVAAAGEQVGAAVGINEDYVARSDALVTAGVDALVVDVAHGHLERTLEAVEVLREEFPETDLVAGNVATPAGVEDLAAAGADCVKVGIGPGSHCTTRKVAGAGVPQLTAVDDCATAAEELDVTICADGGIRTSGDAVKALMAGADTVMLGSLFAGTEEAPGAVVEVDGTRYKRSRGMATTTAAEKRDDKDADVRADEGVEALTPYKGPVADVVDEFCAGIQSGLSYCGGHTIADARERAEFIRVAPSAKEREGYHADQDWEGVSVDSTATIDADSGTVGDDDTANSAAESGD, encoded by the coding sequence ATGAACGATCTCCGTACCGGGTTGAGTTACGGCGACGTACTCCTCGTCCCGAAACGCTCGCCGGTCGATAGCCGCAGTACCGTTGATCTCTCGACGATGCTCACGCCGAGTATCGAGTTGGAGCGGCCGCTCGTCTCCGCCGCGATGGACACCGTCACGGAGGCCGAGCTGGCGATCGAACTCGCACGCGCCGGGGGCGTCGGTATCCTCCATCGGTTCCTCACGCCGGCGGAACAGGCCACACAGGTCGAACGGGTCGCCGCCGCCGGCGAACAGGTCGGCGCTGCCGTCGGGATCAACGAGGACTACGTCGCTCGCAGCGACGCCCTGGTCACGGCGGGCGTCGACGCGCTCGTTGTCGACGTCGCCCACGGTCACCTCGAGCGAACGCTCGAGGCCGTCGAGGTTCTCCGGGAGGAGTTTCCGGAGACCGATCTCGTCGCCGGCAATGTCGCGACGCCGGCGGGCGTCGAGGACCTGGCCGCGGCCGGAGCCGACTGCGTGAAGGTCGGTATCGGCCCCGGCTCCCACTGTACGACCCGGAAGGTCGCCGGTGCCGGCGTTCCACAGCTGACCGCCGTCGACGACTGTGCGACGGCGGCCGAGGAGTTGGACGTGACGATCTGTGCCGACGGCGGGATTCGAACGTCGGGCGATGCGGTGAAGGCGCTGATGGCAGGTGCCGACACCGTAATGTTGGGAAGCCTCTTTGCCGGGACCGAGGAGGCACCGGGTGCGGTGGTCGAGGTCGACGGGACGCGGTACAAGCGTTCGCGGGGAATGGCGACCACGACGGCCGCCGAAAAACGCGACGACAAGGACGCCGACGTCCGCGCCGACGAAGGCGTCGAGGCGCTGACGCCGTACAAGGGACCGGTCGCCGACGTCGTCGACGAGTTCTGTGCCGGTATCCAGTCGGGGCTCTCCTACTGTGGCGGCCACACGATAGCTGACGCCCGCGAACGGGCCGAGTTCATCCGCGTGGCACCGAGTGCGAAAGAACGCGAGGGATACCACGCCGATCAGGACTGGGAGGGCGTCAGCGTGGATAGCACGGCGACGATAGACGCCGACTCGGGGACGGTCGGGGACGACGACACCGCAAACTCCGCCGCCGAGAGCGGCGACTGA
- a CDS encoding XTP/dITP diphosphatase yields MTVRFVTGNEGKVREARAYLEGIDPVEQIEYDYTEVQCDSLAEIAAYGAREAFEELGSDDPVLVDDAGLFVDALGGFPGPYSAYVEDTVGVERLWRLAEAEENRRARFRTVLAYADENGTETFDGTVAGTLVAPRGDGGFGYDPIFEYNGQTMAEMSTEEKNAISHRGRALAAFTEWYADR; encoded by the coding sequence ATGACCGTTCGGTTCGTCACCGGCAACGAAGGGAAGGTCCGCGAGGCGCGGGCGTACCTCGAGGGAATCGATCCCGTCGAACAGATCGAGTACGATTACACCGAGGTACAGTGCGACTCGCTCGCGGAGATCGCGGCGTACGGAGCCCGCGAGGCCTTCGAGGAGTTGGGGAGCGACGATCCGGTGCTCGTCGACGATGCGGGGCTGTTCGTCGACGCGCTTGGCGGGTTCCCGGGGCCGTACTCGGCGTACGTCGAGGACACCGTCGGCGTCGAACGACTCTGGCGGCTCGCCGAGGCCGAGGAGAACCGTCGTGCCCGCTTTCGAACCGTCCTCGCGTACGCGGACGAGAACGGCACCGAGACGTTCGACGGAACCGTCGCCGGAACGCTCGTCGCCCCCCGCGGCGACGGCGGGTTCGGCTACGACCCGATCTTCGAGTACAACGGGCAGACGATGGCCGAGATGAGCACCGAGGAGAAGAACGCGATCTCGCATCGGGGTCGCGCGCTGGCGGCGTTCACGGAGTGGTACGCCGACCGCTGA
- a CDS encoding helix-turn-helix domain-containing protein: protein MKTVRLTLRYDAEAIHPMHRFVADSDAFDSYRMVHGNFAGGDDHAFIFHVVGDPDVYEAALADTDRVSEYELTRTGDRSFTVYVRDVPDGIDERLLGSFTQGSLVTLPPIEYRSDWTTRFSVVGEPADLQQALAEVPEGIETTVDRIGEYDGSDAAVGALTERQREAVRIAREVGYFEVPRSASVDDVAAELDCAPGTAAEHLRKAEATVMNALEL, encoded by the coding sequence GTGAAGACGGTTCGGCTCACGCTCCGGTACGACGCGGAGGCGATCCACCCGATGCATCGGTTCGTCGCCGACAGCGACGCGTTCGATTCCTACCGGATGGTCCACGGGAACTTCGCCGGGGGCGACGATCACGCCTTCATCTTCCACGTCGTCGGCGATCCGGACGTCTACGAGGCCGCACTCGCGGACACCGACCGGGTCAGCGAGTACGAACTCACGCGGACCGGCGACCGGTCGTTTACCGTCTACGTTCGCGACGTTCCCGACGGAATCGACGAGCGACTGCTCGGATCGTTCACGCAGGGGAGTCTCGTGACGCTCCCGCCGATCGAATATCGGTCGGACTGGACGACTCGGTTCTCGGTCGTCGGCGAGCCCGCCGATCTCCAGCAGGCACTCGCTGAGGTTCCCGAGGGGATCGAGACGACCGTCGACCGGATCGGCGAGTACGACGGGAGCGACGCCGCGGTCGGAGCGCTAACCGAACGCCAGCGCGAGGCGGTTCGGATCGCCCGCGAGGTCGGCTACTTCGAGGTGCCCCGTTCGGCGAGCGTCGACGACGTGGCCGCAGAACTCGACTGTGCACCGGGGACGGCCGCCGAACACCTCCGGAAGGCGGAGGCGACCGTCATGAACGCCCTCGAGCTGTAG
- a CDS encoding NADH-quinone oxidoreductase subunit D: MSSESTLASRPADAASGRDLEALLGDAVLRRDDHLNAPGFVIRPDAVQRVLETLREDAGFDHCSCVTAQQYPDRFETIYHLKSYDDPTREVSVVVPTAVADPVSESAEPVFRTADWHEREAYDLVGIEYEDHPDLRRILLPDTWQGHPLSLSYDQAQPQVVTLSEHENPIAGDEHDADSETMFLNIGPHHPSTHGVLHVKAVLDGETVVDADPDIGYIHRCEEQMCQNATYRHQIMPYPDRWDWVSSGLLNEWAYARVAEDLADIEVPEYAQIIRTMGAELSRLASHFIALGTYALDIVGEFTATFQYAIRDRELVLDLLEALTGQRMMFNYFRLGGVAWDLPEPREEFIADVRDVLDGLPAKLEEYHDLLVTNEIFQRRCIDTGVLEPEVAKQYGCTGPVARGSGIDYDLRRDDPYGYYEHLEWDVVTEPDGDNYSRVLVRMREVEESAKIVEQCLDLLAEWPDDDREIQSNVPRTLKPEADAESYRAVEGAKGELGIYVRSDGTETPARFKIRSPCFSNLSVLPEITRGEYVADLVAAIGSLDCIMGEVDR, from the coding sequence ATGTCATCGGAGTCGACGCTCGCGTCGCGACCGGCCGACGCCGCGTCCGGCCGCGACCTCGAGGCCCTGCTCGGCGACGCCGTTCTCCGTCGCGACGACCACCTGAACGCACCGGGCTTCGTGATCCGGCCCGACGCGGTCCAGCGCGTCCTCGAGACGCTCCGCGAGGACGCGGGGTTCGACCACTGTTCGTGCGTGACCGCCCAGCAGTATCCCGATCGATTCGAGACGATCTATCACCTGAAATCCTACGACGATCCGACCCGCGAGGTGAGCGTCGTCGTCCCGACGGCGGTCGCGGACCCGGTCAGCGAATCCGCCGAACCCGTCTTCCGAACGGCGGACTGGCACGAGCGCGAAGCCTACGACCTCGTCGGCATCGAGTACGAGGACCATCCCGATCTGCGACGGATCCTCCTGCCGGATACGTGGCAGGGCCATCCGCTCTCGCTGTCGTACGATCAGGCCCAGCCCCAGGTCGTCACCCTCTCGGAGCACGAAAACCCCATCGCGGGCGACGAGCACGACGCCGACTCGGAGACGATGTTTCTCAACATCGGCCCGCACCATCCGTCGACCCACGGCGTCCTCCACGTCAAAGCGGTGCTGGACGGCGAGACGGTCGTCGACGCCGACCCCGACATCGGCTACATCCACCGCTGCGAGGAGCAGATGTGTCAGAACGCCACGTACCGCCACCAGATCATGCCCTACCCCGACCGGTGGGACTGGGTCTCCTCTGGCCTCCTGAACGAGTGGGCCTACGCCCGCGTCGCCGAGGATCTGGCAGACATCGAGGTCCCCGAGTACGCCCAGATCATCCGGACGATGGGGGCCGAACTCTCGCGGCTGGCCTCCCACTTCATCGCCCTTGGCACGTACGCGCTGGACATCGTCGGCGAGTTCACTGCCACCTTCCAGTACGCCATCCGCGATCGGGAACTCGTCCTCGACCTGCTCGAGGCGCTGACCGGCCAGCGGATGATGTTCAACTACTTCCGGCTGGGCGGAGTCGCCTGGGACCTCCCGGAACCCCGCGAGGAGTTCATCGCGGACGTCCGGGACGTCCTCGACGGACTCCCGGCCAAACTCGAGGAGTACCACGACCTGCTGGTCACGAACGAAATCTTCCAGCGCCGGTGTATCGACACCGGAGTCCTCGAGCCCGAGGTGGCCAAACAGTACGGCTGTACGGGCCCCGTCGCCCGGGGCTCGGGTATCGACTACGACCTCCGGCGAGACGACCCCTACGGCTACTACGAGCACCTCGAGTGGGACGTCGTCACGGAGCCCGACGGCGACAACTACAGTCGCGTGCTCGTCCGCATGCGCGAGGTCGAGGAGTCCGCGAAGATCGTCGAACAGTGTCTCGACCTGCTCGCCGAGTGGCCCGACGACGACCGCGAGATCCAGAGCAACGTGCCCAGAACGCTCAAACCGGAGGCCGACGCCGAGAGCTACCGCGCCGTCGAAGGGGCGAAAGGCGAACTCGGCATCTACGTCCGTTCGGACGGCACCGAGACGCCGGCGCGGTTCAAGATTCGAAGCCCCTGCTTCTCGAACCTCTCCGTCCTCCCCGAGATCACCCGTGGCGAGTACGTCGCGGACCTCGTCGCGGCGATCGGCAGTCTCGACTGTATCATGGGCGAGGTCGACCGGTAA
- a CDS encoding DUF5808 domain-containing protein: MAEKPTSGEILGVPYNFERPSISRMLSSYWQPGEGMLVEKPFGVGYTLNLANWRSWIVVLVAGALLWHQESGAGQESEDTTDEPVEVIVDGDTDD; encoded by the coding sequence ATGGCAGAGAAGCCGACTTCGGGTGAGATTCTTGGGGTACCGTACAATTTCGAGCGACCGAGCATCAGTCGCATGCTCTCGTCGTACTGGCAGCCCGGCGAAGGGATGCTCGTCGAGAAGCCCTTCGGGGTCGGCTACACCCTGAACCTCGCCAACTGGCGGTCGTGGATCGTCGTCCTCGTCGCGGGCGCGCTCCTGTGGCACCAGGAAAGCGGTGCCGGCCAGGAGAGCGAGGACACGACGGACGAACCCGTCGAGGTCATCGTCGACGGCGACACGGACGACTGA
- a CDS encoding bifunctional N(6)-L-threonylcarbamoyladenine synthase/serine/threonine protein kinase, with protein MSNTVRVLGIEGTAWAASAAVYDADRDDVVIESDAYQPESGGIHPREAAEHMHDAIPRVVERALEHARESHAGPATEPPIDAVAFSRGPGLGPCLRVVGTAARALSQALAVPLVGVNHMVAHLEIGRHTSGFDSPVCLNASGANAHLLAYRNGRYRVLGETMDTGVGNAIDKFTRHVGWSHPGGPKVEAAAEDGDYVDLPYVVKGMDFSFSGIMSAAKQAVDDGTPVEDVCYSLQENVFGMLTEVSERALSLTGSDELVLGGGVGQNARLREMLAEMCAQRGAEFHAPEPRFLRDNAGMIAVLGAKMYAAGDTLALEDSRVDPDFRPDQVPVSWRVDEPELAAGRGEGGEAERQVRGAEALVGIEPERGRVRKRRESKTYRHPKLDDRLRRDRTTLEARLTSLARRKGVPTPVLSDVDPREARLDLEYVGERDLRDGLSPERVRDVGRHLARLHRAGFVHGDPTTRNVRVNGTRTYLIDFGLGYHTDHVEDYAMDLHVFDQSLVGTADEPEPLRGAVREGYREVGEERVLERLRDVEGRGRYRS; from the coding sequence GTGAGTAACACCGTTCGCGTTCTCGGGATCGAGGGCACCGCCTGGGCGGCCAGCGCGGCGGTCTACGATGCCGATCGCGACGACGTGGTCATCGAAAGCGACGCCTACCAGCCCGAGAGCGGCGGCATTCACCCCCGCGAAGCCGCCGAACACATGCATGACGCGATTCCCCGCGTCGTCGAGCGAGCCCTCGAGCACGCCCGCGAGAGCCACGCTGGTCCGGCGACGGAGCCACCGATCGACGCCGTCGCCTTTTCCCGCGGCCCCGGTCTCGGGCCCTGCCTGCGCGTCGTCGGTACCGCCGCGCGTGCACTGAGTCAGGCACTCGCGGTGCCCCTCGTCGGGGTGAACCACATGGTAGCACACCTCGAGATCGGTCGTCACACGTCGGGGTTCGATTCCCCGGTCTGTCTCAACGCGAGCGGGGCGAACGCGCACCTGCTGGCCTACCGCAACGGCCGGTATCGCGTGCTCGGCGAGACGATGGATACCGGCGTCGGCAACGCGATCGACAAGTTCACGCGCCACGTCGGCTGGTCACATCCCGGCGGGCCGAAGGTCGAAGCGGCCGCCGAGGACGGCGACTACGTCGATCTTCCCTACGTCGTCAAAGGAATGGACTTCTCCTTCTCGGGGATCATGAGCGCCGCGAAACAGGCCGTCGACGACGGGACGCCGGTCGAAGACGTCTGTTACTCCCTGCAGGAGAACGTCTTCGGCATGTTGACCGAGGTGTCGGAACGCGCGCTCTCGCTGACCGGCAGCGACGAACTCGTCCTCGGCGGCGGCGTCGGCCAGAACGCCCGGCTGCGAGAGATGCTCGCGGAGATGTGCGCCCAGCGCGGGGCTGAGTTCCACGCGCCCGAGCCGCGCTTCCTGCGCGATAACGCGGGCATGATCGCCGTCCTCGGGGCGAAGATGTACGCGGCCGGCGACACGCTCGCGCTCGAGGACTCGCGCGTCGACCCCGATTTCCGGCCCGACCAGGTCCCCGTGAGCTGGCGGGTCGACGAACCGGAGCTCGCGGCCGGACGCGGCGAGGGTGGCGAGGCGGAGCGGCAGGTCCGCGGGGCCGAAGCGCTGGTCGGGATAGAACCCGAACGGGGACGCGTTCGGAAACGCCGCGAGTCGAAGACCTACCGCCACCCCAAACTCGACGACCGGCTCCGCAGGGACCGGACCACGCTCGAGGCTCGCCTGACCAGCCTGGCCCGTCGCAAGGGGGTTCCGACGCCCGTGCTTTCAGACGTCGATCCCCGCGAGGCGCGCCTCGACCTCGAGTACGTCGGCGAACGCGATCTCCGCGATGGGCTGTCCCCTGAACGGGTCCGCGACGTCGGCCGTCATCTCGCTCGACTCCATCGGGCGGGGTTCGTCCACGGCGATCCGACGACCCGGAACGTCAGGGTAAACGGAACCCGGACCTACCTCATCGACTTCGGGCTCGGCTATCACACCGACCACGTCGAGGACTACGCGATGGACCTGCACGTCTTCGATCAGAGCCTCGTCGGCACCGCCGACGAGCCCGAACCGCTCCGCGGGGCCGTCCGCGAGGGCTACCGCGAGGTCGGGGAGGAACGGGTCCTCGAGCGGTTGCGAGACGTCGAGGGGCGCGGCCGCTATCGATCCTGA
- a CDS encoding 30S ribosomal protein S27ae: MARYDLYGDDGSTEGELCPRCGDVFLANHGDRKHCGKCSYTEWE, from the coding sequence ATGGCGCGCTACGACCTCTACGGCGACGACGGCTCCACCGAGGGCGAACTCTGCCCCCGCTGTGGCGACGTCTTCCTCGCCAACCACGGCGACCGCAAGCACTGCGGGAAGTGCAGTTACACCGAGTGGGAGTAA
- a CDS encoding 30S ribosomal protein S24e: MDVDIISEEENPMLHRTDVTFELSHEDATPERLQVRDSLAAKLNKDADEVVIRKLDTKFGMRKTVGQAKVYDTADYARDVEQDHMLERNKIGAEEEAEAEAEAEEA; the protein is encoded by the coding sequence ATGGACGTCGACATCATCTCCGAAGAGGAAAACCCCATGTTGCATCGGACTGACGTGACCTTCGAACTCTCCCACGAGGACGCGACCCCCGAACGGCTGCAGGTTCGGGACAGCCTCGCGGCGAAGTTGAACAAGGACGCCGACGAGGTCGTCATCCGCAAACTCGACACCAAGTTCGGGATGCGCAAGACCGTCGGCCAGGCGAAAGTCTACGACACGGCCGACTACGCCCGCGACGTCGAGCAAGACCACATGCTCGAGCGCAACAAGATCGGCGCCGAGGAAGAGGCCGAGGCTGAAGCCGAAGCGGAGGAGGCATAG